The window aaaaaaaatggcAAGAAGGCGATCATATAAGTAATCTGTCAGTGGGAAAGCATCTAGATGTAGTATATGCTGCATTCTGTTGGGTGACCAGCAGGTGGCAGTATGGGAATGGTGGTGTAATGTTTACTGGTACTGGCTGGATGGAGAACGTCTAAATTGGACACGAGACAAGAGTAAGAAGGCTGTGTGTTACCTTCTGTCTGGCCGCTCCCTGCGGTGAGGGCTGGACTGCCCTCGTTGGGGTGATGGGGTAATATCCCTCTTTCGCTCTTTAGGTGAAGGGGGGCCCTTTGatatctaaaaaaaagaaaaggatatTAATTCCTAGGAGGACACCCggccctctcctccatcatcactgctgctctcccccctttACCCTGAGtcgcatctccctgctgtgccgTTCTAGTTCCCTGCGCAGGGCCTCCACACCTAGTTCCTGCACATCCAGCACCGAGTGCTTCCAGTCAATCTGCTCCACGCTGTGCGGGTCATGTGACACATAGGGGCCAATCTTTACTTTACGGAGCGTGTGCCAACAGTGAGCGTACGCTTCCTGAAAATCCACCATCAGGTCGCTGAGCGTTCGGTACCGGAGCGGCTTGTACATCAGATCTTCTCGTCGGCTTATTCCTACAGCCCCAAAATGTCCACCCCAGTGTAAGCCCAGCACGATGTGCCGGAAACAGCCCCCAGAGAATTGGGTCTTGAAGCTGATCGGAAACCGCTCCAGGCCGGAGATGTTGTTAGTCAGGTAGCTGTGGAAGGGGTTTAGGAAAACACATCTAgagacaaaattatttatttaaaagttaCTTCTATATTATATCCACTAATCCCAAGGGAGTGAAAAGTGATtacaagtatatgtatttgagatTGAGAAATGCTCTTCTGTGATcatcattgggcagcacggtggcgtagtggttagcacttctgccttacagcactagggtcatgagttcaattcccgaccatggccttatctgtgaggagtttgtatgttctccctgtgtttgtgtgggtttcctcccacaagccaaaaatatactagtaggttaattggctgctaacaaaattgcccctagtctgtctgtctctgtctgtgtctgtgtgtgggtgtgtgttag is drawn from Mixophyes fleayi isolate aMixFle1 unplaced genomic scaffold, aMixFle1.hap1 Scaffold_93, whole genome shotgun sequence and contains these coding sequences:
- the VASH1 gene encoding tubulinyl-Tyr carboxypeptidase 1 codes for the protein CVFLNPFHSYLTNNISGLERFPISFKTQFSGGCFRHIVLGLHWGGHFGAVGISRREDLMYKPLRYRTLSDLMVDFQEAYAHCWHTLRKVKIGPYVSHDPHSVEQIDWKHSVLDVQELGVEALRRELERHSREMRLRISKGPPSPKERKRDITPSPQRGQSSPHRRERPDRRPSGEKPTDPNSLPDLSGYQIRV